In Brachypodium distachyon strain Bd21 chromosome 2, Brachypodium_distachyon_v3.0, whole genome shotgun sequence, one genomic interval encodes:
- the LOC100836238 gene encoding pectin acetylesterase 3: MGEKVGMASKLLERFLLVLVVLVATTQAAADGHKSAGGARRRATAEPPVPITILTSAVEKGAVCLDGSPPAYHLDRGSGSGRNSWIVNLEGGGWCDSVLSCGWRKGGYLGSSLHMDKPMFFGGIMSASAVDNPDFYNWNRVMVRYCDGGSFAGEGLDRATGVCFRGQRIWDAAVRHLLSIGMASADRALLTGCSAGGLAAMLHCDQFSAFFAGKNTTVKCLADAGLFLDAVDVSGGRSLRSYFQGVVATHGVAQNLPSSCTGHLDATSCFFPQNIIGNIKTPIFLLNAAYDTWQLRESLAPNGADHNGAWRACKLNRTACNESQLTFLRSFRDQMVATVKDFSGSRSNGLFINSCFIHGQSEMWATWNAPGSPAIGNKGIGKSVGDWYFGRAQVKAIDCPYPCDNTCHHDI; the protein is encoded by the exons ATGGGTGAGAAGGTCGGGATGGCGAGCAAGCTTTTGGAGCGTTTTCTTCTGGTTCTTGTAGTCCTCGTTGCAACcacgcaggcggcggcggatgggcACAAGAGTGCCGGCGGTGCAAGGAGGCGTGCGACGGCGGAGCCGCCGGTGCCCATCACCATCCTCACATCCGCCGTCGAAAAGGGAGCCG TGTGCCTGGAcgggtcgccgccggcgtacCATCTGGACCGGGGTTCCGGGTCCGGCAGGAACAGCTGGATCGTGAACCTGGAGGGAGGCGGGTGGTGCGACAGCGTCCTCTCCTGCGGGTGGCGCAAAGGGGGCTACCTCGGGTCGTCGCTCCACATGGACAAGCCCATGTTCTTCGGGGGCATCATGAGCGCCAGCGCCGTCGACAACCCGG atTTCTACAACTGGAACCGGGTGATGGTCCGGTACTGCGACGGCGGGTCATTCGCGGGCGAAGGCTTGGACCGGGCCACCGGGGTCTGCTTCCGGGGCCAGCGCATCTGggacgccgccgtccgccaccTGCTCTCCATCGGGATGGCCTCTGCAGACCGTGCGCTGCTGACGGGCTGCTCCGCGGGGGGTCTGGCGGCGATGCTGCACTGCGACCAGTTCAGCGCCTTCTTCGCCGGGAAGAACACCACCGTCAAGTGCCTCGCCGACGCGGGACTCTTCCTCGACGC CGTGGACGTCTCCGGGGGCCGTAGCCTGAGATCCTACTTTCAGGGCGTCGTGGCCACGCATGGAGTGGCTCAGAACCTGCCGTCGTCTTGCACCGGCCATCTTGACGCCACCTCG TGCTTCTTCCCGCAGAATATAATCGGCAACATCAAGACCCCAATCTTCCTGTTAAATGCAGCCTACGATACCTGGCAG CTCCGGGAAAGCCTGGCCCCGAACGGAGCTGACCACAACGGCGCCTGGCGAGCCTGCAAGCTCAACCGTACAGCCTGCAATGAATCCCAACTGACATTCCTTCGAA GTTTCAGGGACCAGATGGTGGCGACTGTGAAGGACTTCTCGGGTTCCAGAAGCAACGGGCTCTTCATTAACTCGTGCTTCATTCACGGGCAGTCCGAGATGTGGGCAACATGGAATGCACCTGGCTCTCCTGCCATTGGAAACAAG GGTATCGGCAAATCAGTGGGCGACTGGTACTTTGGCCGGGCTCAAGTGAAGGCCATCGACTGCCCCTACCCCTGCGACAACACATGCCATCACGACATATGA